The following proteins are co-located in the Hydrogenophaga sp. RAC07 genome:
- a CDS encoding flavin-containing monooxygenase, with protein MQITGKRFDVAIVGGGLAGVVALAYARRAGLDAVVLERQGRVGGLWRDLPAWQDIQISTVDWQLGELPLQGATQPHILANIEAWVEHFDLADGIQLNTPVQAAREDAAGWELVTPKGLVHARHLVAATGAHNTPAIPDCPRTGSTVREFHSSALRDPGLLTDRSVLVVGGGASAFDLLDLCFQQGARRVAWAFRGTRWFVPTRKPKHIAGSVRGFARLQASGMTAAQQSATIGADMRDRYEKFGITDIMPTRPFDVLHDQLIPGRPGMLEHYADIDRHHASVDNITGDTVALSNGQRVQTELLLWGTGYGIDLSYFATEAIASIRKVDELAARCGCIFRSLDAANLYFPGVGLDGIGSATWSYSLLCRTIMSHIQGTARLDEVAMGHKLNHFDIVNHLAPRDPANYLPDSWEAHYRDLALNTPDERPYPIP; from the coding sequence ATGCAAATCACCGGCAAACGATTCGACGTGGCCATCGTGGGCGGCGGCCTGGCCGGCGTCGTGGCCCTGGCCTATGCGCGCCGGGCCGGGCTGGACGCCGTGGTGCTGGAGCGCCAGGGCCGCGTGGGCGGCCTCTGGCGCGACCTCCCCGCGTGGCAGGACATCCAGATCAGCACCGTCGACTGGCAGCTGGGTGAGCTGCCGCTGCAGGGCGCGACCCAGCCGCACATCCTGGCCAACATCGAAGCCTGGGTCGAGCACTTCGACTTGGCCGACGGCATTCAGCTGAACACGCCCGTGCAGGCCGCGCGCGAAGATGCCGCCGGCTGGGAACTGGTCACGCCCAAGGGCCTGGTGCATGCGAGGCACCTGGTGGCGGCCACGGGCGCGCACAACACGCCCGCGATCCCGGATTGCCCGCGCACCGGGAGCACGGTGCGGGAGTTCCACTCAAGCGCCCTGCGAGACCCAGGCCTGTTGACCGACCGCAGCGTGCTTGTGGTGGGCGGTGGTGCCTCGGCCTTTGACCTGCTGGACCTGTGTTTTCAGCAGGGCGCGCGGCGCGTGGCCTGGGCCTTTCGTGGCACGCGGTGGTTTGTGCCCACGCGCAAACCGAAGCACATCGCCGGCAGCGTGCGCGGCTTTGCCCGCCTGCAGGCCAGCGGCATGACGGCCGCGCAACAAAGCGCCACCATTGGCGCCGACATGCGGGACCGCTACGAAAAATTCGGCATCACCGACATCATGCCCACGCGGCCCTTCGACGTGCTGCACGACCAGCTCATTCCCGGGCGCCCCGGCATGCTCGAGCACTATGCGGACATTGATCGCCACCACGCCAGCGTGGACAACATCACCGGCGACACGGTGGCGCTGTCAAACGGGCAGCGCGTGCAAACCGAACTCCTGCTCTGGGGCACCGGCTACGGCATCGACCTGTCGTACTTCGCGACAGAAGCGATCGCGTCCATCCGCAAGGTGGACGAACTGGCGGCGCGTTGCGGCTGCATCTTTCGCAGCCTGGACGCAGCCAACCTGTATTTCCCCGGCGTCGGCCTGGACGGCATTGGCTCGGCCACGTGGTCCTACTCGTTGCTGTGCCGCACCATCATGTCGCACATACAGGGCACGGCGCGGCTGGACGAGGTGGCGATGGGCCACAAACTCAACCACTTCGACATCGTCAACCACCTCGCCCCGCGCGACCCGGCGAACTACCTACCCGACAGCTGGGAGGCGCACTACCGCGACCTCGCGCTCAACACGCCGGATGAGCGACCGTATCCGATTCCTTGA
- a CDS encoding Crp/Fnr family transcriptional regulator, which produces MYNIENHLIERLPKALRMRFLALCTPFELVALCDLSVHGAPLSHAYFPRSGFIALVIDIETHPPLAVGMIGSESMLGAELVLGVAKTPWRAVVQGAGSCWRLKADVFRRVVSTMPELRELVQGSLMVRLHQQSLASACQRFHTVRERLARWLLMSQDRAHADRFHVTQDFIALMLGVRRVGVSGAASEFQRLGLIEYHRGELTVLDRLGLQHAACNCYEADKRLRDELMTQVREVPSSALRASTDLANWRRDRPTQTTE; this is translated from the coding sequence ATGTACAACATAGAGAACCACCTAATCGAGCGCCTTCCGAAAGCGTTACGCATGCGCTTTCTTGCGCTGTGCACTCCGTTCGAGCTGGTGGCATTGTGCGATCTAAGCGTGCATGGGGCACCACTGAGCCACGCGTACTTTCCACGCTCCGGCTTCATTGCGCTGGTGATTGACATCGAGACACACCCGCCCTTGGCGGTGGGCATGATCGGGTCCGAGTCCATGCTGGGGGCGGAATTGGTGCTCGGAGTGGCCAAAACGCCTTGGAGAGCCGTAGTGCAAGGCGCTGGGAGTTGCTGGCGTCTGAAGGCGGATGTGTTTCGCAGGGTTGTATCCACCATGCCCGAGCTGCGAGAACTGGTGCAAGGCTCATTGATGGTCCGCCTGCATCAGCAATCACTTGCATCTGCCTGTCAGCGTTTTCACACCGTGAGAGAGCGGCTGGCGCGCTGGTTGCTGATGAGCCAGGATCGCGCTCACGCCGACCGCTTTCATGTGACTCAGGACTTTATTGCCTTGATGCTTGGAGTACGGCGCGTTGGGGTGAGCGGGGCAGCAAGTGAGTTTCAGCGACTTGGACTGATTGAATATCACCGCGGTGAACTCACTGTGCTCGACCGGCTGGGTTTGCAGCACGCAGCGTGCAACTGCTACGAGGCCGACAAGCGACTCCGCGATGAGTTGATGACTCAAGTTCGTGAAGTACCAAGTTCAGCGTTGCGGGCCTCGACAGATTTAGCCAACTGGCGCAGAGACCGACCAACGCAAACCACTGAATAG
- a CDS encoding TRAP transporter large permease subunit, whose amino-acid sequence MSATSVDGHGCFESRWSMLLALNLGFFAMAAVMDEIAIMVILGPMLISIANQFGVDPIHFGAMIVTNVAIGMATPPIGYCLFVGMAIGGVGLWPLSRAIAPFILMMLVVLMLVTYVPSVALLLIQ is encoded by the coding sequence GTGTCTGCCACTTCGGTTGACGGTCATGGCTGCTTCGAGAGCCGCTGGAGCATGCTGCTGGCCTTGAATCTGGGCTTCTTCGCCATGGCAGCCGTGATGGACGAGATCGCCATCATGGTGATCCTCGGCCCCATGTTGATCAGCATTGCCAACCAGTTTGGTGTGGATCCGATCCACTTCGGCGCCATGATCGTCACCAACGTGGCCATCGGCATGGCGACCCCGCCGATCGGCTACTGCCTGTTTGTCGGCATGGCTATCGGGGGCGTCGGTCTTTGGCCTTTGTCTCGCGCAATCGCACCCTTCATCTTGATGATGCTCGTCGTTCTGATGCTGGTGACTTACGTGCCTTCGGTTGCATTGCTGCTGATCCAGTGA
- a CDS encoding DNA transfer protein p32, which yields MSFGIVAAVAGPVIGGLIGADAAGDASDAQSQSAARTDATNRYVFDKQVELQEPFRQTGLQANNRLLQLLGMASGGDENGSLMRDFSMNDFEADPGYQFRMDEGTRAVEGGAAARGNLLSGAAQKALVKYGQGVASEEYGNAFNRFTGQQTNKFNRLKSMIDTGTGASTQIGNAAQTFGNATAQTNAAVGNAQAAGAIGQANAWSNSVGQVSNNLMQLIQKPGSSYPMRPSSAEAYYGY from the coding sequence ATGAGTTTTGGAATAGTTGCCGCCGTAGCAGGCCCAGTCATCGGGGGTCTCATCGGAGCAGATGCAGCAGGTGACGCATCAGACGCACAGTCGCAATCCGCCGCGCGGACCGATGCCACAAATCGCTACGTCTTCGACAAGCAGGTCGAATTGCAAGAGCCCTTCCGTCAAACCGGGCTGCAAGCCAATAACCGCCTTCTCCAGCTCCTCGGCATGGCAAGCGGGGGTGATGAAAACGGATCACTCATGCGCGACTTCAGCATGAACGACTTTGAAGCAGACCCCGGCTATCAATTCCGAATGGACGAAGGCACACGAGCCGTGGAAGGTGGTGCGGCAGCTCGCGGAAATCTACTCTCCGGTGCGGCGCAAAAAGCCCTCGTGAAGTACGGGCAGGGTGTCGCCTCGGAGGAGTACGGCAACGCCTTCAACCGCTTCACCGGTCAGCAGACGAACAAGTTCAATCGTCTCAAATCCATGATCGATACGGGCACGGGTGCAAGCACGCAGATTGGCAACGCCGCGCAGACCTTCGGGAATGCGACCGCGCAAACGAATGCCGCAGTTGGAAATGCGCAGGCTGCAGGTGCGATCGGCCAGGCAAACGCTTGGTCGAACAGTGTTGGGCAGGTTTCCAACAATCTGATGCAGTTGATCCAGAAGCCGGGAAGCTCGTACCCAATGCGCCCCTCATCTGCAGAAGCCTATTACGGGTACTGA
- a CDS encoding HNH endonuclease: protein MQAVNASALRHRPIYGGLFGMGKYALATLPSVSHGLHSLHYLVIEPGPGIVLSIAGDKLSALASAREVLRATAELARVEAADREQSLGQGELWPPDAFAQPPIRDTVQAQVSRRRREIFDKCGGRCHYCSTPLRLDGKWHIEHAFPKALGGLDEITNLFAACVPCNLSKRDRTALEFVTQTIGGQAV, encoded by the coding sequence GTGCAAGCCGTGAACGCCTCGGCGCTCCGACATCGTCCCATCTATGGGGGCTTGTTCGGCATGGGTAAGTACGCCCTCGCCACATTGCCGAGCGTGTCTCACGGCCTGCATTCCCTGCACTATCTCGTGATCGAACCCGGCCCGGGGATCGTGCTCAGCATCGCAGGTGACAAGCTGAGTGCGCTCGCGTCTGCTCGGGAAGTGTTGCGAGCCACCGCTGAACTGGCCCGGGTTGAGGCAGCGGACCGCGAGCAATCTCTAGGGCAGGGCGAATTGTGGCCACCTGATGCGTTTGCGCAGCCTCCCATTCGAGACACGGTGCAGGCGCAAGTCTCTAGAAGGCGGAGGGAAATCTTCGACAAATGCGGTGGTCGGTGCCACTACTGTTCAACGCCTCTCCGCCTTGATGGCAAGTGGCACATTGAGCATGCATTCCCGAAGGCGCTGGGCGGGCTGGACGAGATCACGAACCTGTTCGCCGCTTGTGTCCCGTGCAACCTCTCGAAGCGAGACCGTACCGCCCTTGAATTTGTGACGCAGACGATAGGTGGGCAAGCAGTCTGA
- a CDS encoding sensor histidine kinase, translating into MLHRRFPLPMLVDTQPATYQHMPASPEVRDHWVNSQLIGVLMDNMGASLLAALLSLPLLVFMMAGEVNTVGLLVWTILTLAMLVYRYHLIGIYRLRHDSLEGPQRITFIQRYHWTWAAMALLWGGPVLLSYQQAPIATQFVCAIVVLGQGLLTLTAFSAYLPVYRTYANALMFSVLMSLLIVMLALPQPAGSLQTWLVLTALLVAFWGLLFMTGTRMHEVHRASFELQFSNQELIDSLTLQTRASLRAVATKNRFLASAAHDLRQPVHALSLYADWLATEPEMARDIAPRILQSTRAINELFDSLFDLTRIDAGNYKVRLQHVDVEKLFADLSLQFEPVAVGKSLRLRSHTRPTTLWSDPVVLRRILGNLVSNALRHTHQGGVLLALRHREDMLVFEVWDTGVGIAREHQQAIFQEFFRVSQHQGTEDSLGLGLTIVSKLASLMGYQLALSSEANRGSVFRVMLPAFTQQEAAGLPEPTVVRAAT; encoded by the coding sequence ATGCTTCACCGCCGCTTTCCATTGCCCATGCTCGTCGACACCCAACCCGCGACTTACCAGCACATGCCGGCTTCGCCGGAGGTGCGCGACCACTGGGTGAACTCCCAGCTCATCGGCGTGTTGATGGACAACATGGGAGCATCGCTCCTGGCGGCCTTGCTGTCGTTGCCGCTGCTGGTGTTCATGATGGCGGGCGAGGTCAACACGGTCGGCCTGCTGGTCTGGACCATCCTCACGCTGGCGATGCTGGTCTACCGCTACCACCTGATCGGCATCTACCGCCTGCGGCACGACAGCCTGGAGGGGCCGCAGCGCATCACCTTCATCCAGCGTTACCACTGGACCTGGGCCGCCATGGCGTTGCTGTGGGGCGGACCGGTGTTGCTGAGCTACCAACAGGCGCCGATCGCCACCCAATTTGTGTGTGCGATCGTGGTGCTTGGCCAGGGCTTGCTCACGCTCACCGCGTTCAGTGCTTACCTGCCGGTTTACCGTACCTACGCCAACGCACTCATGTTCTCGGTGCTCATGAGCCTGTTGATCGTCATGTTGGCACTCCCCCAGCCTGCCGGGTCGCTGCAGACCTGGCTGGTGCTCACGGCGCTTCTGGTGGCGTTTTGGGGTCTGCTTTTCATGACCGGCACGCGCATGCACGAGGTGCACCGGGCCAGTTTTGAACTGCAGTTCTCCAACCAGGAACTGATTGATTCGCTCACGCTGCAGACTCGTGCTTCCCTGCGCGCCGTGGCCACCAAAAACCGCTTTCTGGCTTCCGCCGCGCACGATCTGCGTCAGCCCGTACACGCTTTGAGTCTTTACGCTGACTGGTTGGCCACCGAGCCCGAAATGGCGCGCGACATCGCGCCACGCATTCTGCAGTCCACCCGAGCGATCAACGAATTGTTCGACTCGTTGTTCGACCTGACGCGCATCGACGCCGGCAACTACAAGGTGCGGCTGCAGCATGTGGATGTGGAAAAACTGTTCGCCGATCTGTCGCTGCAGTTCGAGCCTGTGGCGGTGGGCAAGTCGTTGAGGCTGCGTTCGCACACCCGACCCACCACGCTGTGGTCGGACCCGGTGGTGCTGCGCCGCATTCTGGGCAATCTGGTGTCGAACGCGTTGCGGCACACGCACCAGGGCGGGGTGCTGTTGGCCTTGCGGCATCGCGAGGACATGCTGGTGTTCGAGGTGTGGGACACAGGCGTGGGTATCGCGCGCGAGCACCAGCAGGCGATCTTTCAGGAGTTCTTCAGGGTGTCGCAACACCAGGGCACCGAGGACAGCCTGGGCCTGGGTCTCACCATCGTATCCAAGCTGGCGTCGTTGATGGGCTACCAGCTGGCCCTGAGTTCGGAGGCGAACCGGGGCAGTGTGTTCCGGGTGATGCTGCCGGCCTTCACCCAGCAAGAAGCCGCCGGGCTGCCCGAGCCCACGGTGGTGCGGGCAGCGACCTGA
- a CDS encoding DUF1993 domain-containing protein, whose product MISPMYSHSVPVLKQMLTALQNILVQAAEHASAKAIEPDALLQARLFPDMFPLIKQVQIAADFSRGIAARLAGVEIPTIEGSQTTFADLGALLTETLAFLDSVNAAQFEGKESSEIVLRPGTPKEKKLSGQAYLANYGLPQFFFHVTTTYAILRHNGVPIGKRDYMGAY is encoded by the coding sequence ATGATCAGTCCAATGTACAGCCACTCCGTTCCGGTCTTGAAGCAAATGCTGACCGCTTTGCAGAACATCCTTGTGCAGGCCGCCGAGCATGCTTCAGCGAAAGCCATCGAGCCAGATGCCCTCCTGCAGGCTCGACTGTTCCCGGACATGTTTCCACTGATCAAGCAGGTACAAATTGCGGCCGACTTCTCGCGCGGCATTGCCGCCCGGCTCGCAGGCGTGGAAATTCCAACGATCGAAGGCAGTCAGACGACCTTTGCTGATCTTGGTGCATTGCTGACGGAGACATTGGCTTTTCTGGACAGCGTGAACGCGGCGCAGTTTGAAGGCAAGGAGAGCAGTGAAATCGTCCTCCGGCCAGGTACGCCCAAGGAAAAGAAGCTGAGCGGCCAAGCCTATTTGGCCAACTATGGACTGCCTCAGTTCTTCTTTCACGTCACCACCACCTATGCAATCCTCCGCCACAACGGCGTGCCGATCGGCAAACGTGACTACATGGGCGCGTACTAG
- a CDS encoding PDZ domain-containing protein, whose protein sequence is MSRILRVYVLTQGLSMLMGTVRNALFAVCVASLSGCATGYKDFYKPVAGATPERVASTRVAPPPAVPVVERIASSDMQAVADQYTKRGYGLIGTSVFNSGRRETEDAAIQQGAEVKADLVVILNPRFTGSVTTAMPITVPKTTTSYSSGTATAFGPRGPVTAYGSGTTTTYGTSTTFVPVTVNRMDFGAAYFVKRKWSFGLEPRELTDQERQALQSNRGVAVRLIVDGTPAFDADILVGDLLTEIDGVPLTGVASLGPLLQERDGKRISVTLVRNGTRLVKGVQLVQSQ, encoded by the coding sequence TTGAGCCGTATCCTGCGTGTTTACGTTTTGACACAGGGGTTGTCGATGCTCATGGGGACCGTCCGAAATGCGCTCTTTGCAGTTTGCGTTGCTTCTTTGTCAGGCTGCGCCACGGGGTACAAAGATTTCTATAAGCCAGTGGCCGGCGCGACACCCGAACGTGTCGCCTCTACAAGGGTAGCTCCACCACCTGCCGTCCCCGTTGTGGAGCGGATTGCTTCATCCGACATGCAGGCTGTTGCTGACCAATACACGAAGCGCGGTTACGGGTTGATCGGCACCTCGGTCTTCAACAGCGGCAGGCGTGAGACGGAGGACGCGGCTATTCAGCAGGGCGCTGAGGTCAAAGCCGACTTGGTTGTGATCCTCAACCCTCGATTCACGGGGTCGGTCACTACGGCAATGCCCATAACCGTCCCAAAAACAACAACCTCATACAGCTCTGGGACTGCCACAGCATTCGGCCCAAGGGGACCAGTTACCGCCTACGGCTCGGGAACCACGACTACCTACGGTACTTCCACCACCTTCGTGCCAGTCACAGTTAATCGCATGGACTTTGGCGCAGCGTACTTCGTCAAACGCAAGTGGTCGTTTGGTCTGGAGCCGAGAGAGTTGACCGATCAGGAGCGCCAAGCGCTTCAATCAAATCGGGGTGTTGCCGTGCGTTTGATCGTTGATGGCACACCGGCCTTTGACGCAGACATTCTTGTCGGCGACCTGCTCACGGAGATCGATGGGGTGCCTTTGACTGGTGTCGCGTCGCTTGGCCCGTTACTGCAGGAGCGTGACGGCAAGCGAATCAGCGTCACGTTGGTTCGCAACGGTACGCGCCTTGTGAAGGGCGTTCAGTTGGTCCAGTCACAGTGA
- a CDS encoding helix-turn-helix transcriptional regulator, whose translation MQKRLKQAIFSGGPTPPPVDPLSPIQKLDALRKEMPQAGYIRQAGLLSIVPISPATLWRWVQKGTFPQPRKLSPRVTAWRIEDVLGWLRANG comes from the coding sequence ATGCAAAAACGACTGAAACAAGCCATCTTCTCGGGCGGACCTACCCCACCTCCCGTTGATCCGCTTTCCCCCATCCAGAAGCTGGATGCGCTGCGCAAAGAGATGCCGCAGGCAGGTTACATCAGACAAGCCGGACTGTTGAGCATCGTCCCAATTTCGCCAGCCACTTTGTGGCGTTGGGTGCAGAAGGGAACATTTCCACAGCCCCGCAAGCTGAGCCCTCGCGTCACTGCCTGGAGGATTGAAGACGTACTCGGCTGGCTACGAGCCAATGGGTGA
- a CDS encoding tyrosine-type recombinase/integrase: MPKKASELGALDIARLTKPGTYAAGGVAGLHLQISPTGTKSWFLRVVVGGKRRKMGLGAYPGVGIAHARRKAQIARDSVQQGIDPIDAQISENRSLTASRAKDVTFRTCAELHIAAHKSSWKNEKHESQWERTLETYAYPLIGDMMVRDVTLQHVMQILEPIWHTKPETANRVRGRIESVLASATTKGLRGGVNPAAWKGNLSTLLPAKNKITKSKHFPSVPVKELPAFFDQLRRQEGTAARALEFLILTNVRSHNVRHASWSEIDLETNTWLIPGDDSEGSKQRMKAGVTHRVPLAPAALKLLESIPKTAGTELIFPSPRKSTPLSDMAMSKLMKGMEANGVPHGFRSTFRNWASEMTNFPREVTERAMAHRLGDKTEAAYMRSDLFERRTKLMEAWASYCTTLPNAGGKVVQMRSGA; this comes from the coding sequence ATGCCGAAGAAAGCTAGCGAACTAGGGGCGCTCGACATAGCGCGTCTCACCAAGCCTGGGACTTATGCAGCGGGGGGCGTCGCGGGCCTCCACTTGCAAATCAGCCCTACAGGAACCAAAAGCTGGTTTTTGAGAGTGGTGGTGGGAGGTAAGCGTCGCAAGATGGGCCTTGGAGCCTATCCGGGAGTGGGTATAGCCCATGCACGTCGCAAAGCTCAGATCGCAAGGGACAGCGTGCAACAGGGCATTGATCCGATTGATGCGCAGATTTCTGAGAATCGTAGTCTGACTGCCAGCCGCGCCAAGGACGTGACGTTCAGAACTTGCGCAGAGCTGCACATTGCCGCTCACAAGTCATCTTGGAAGAACGAGAAGCACGAAAGCCAATGGGAGCGAACGCTTGAGACTTACGCTTACCCACTGATCGGCGACATGATGGTTCGTGACGTGACCCTCCAGCACGTCATGCAGATCCTTGAGCCAATCTGGCACACCAAGCCTGAGACCGCAAACCGGGTGCGCGGACGTATCGAGTCGGTACTCGCATCGGCGACGACAAAAGGCCTGAGAGGCGGGGTGAACCCTGCTGCATGGAAGGGGAACCTCTCAACGTTGCTCCCCGCCAAAAACAAGATCACCAAGTCCAAGCACTTCCCATCCGTGCCGGTTAAGGAGTTGCCCGCGTTCTTTGACCAACTGCGCAGGCAGGAAGGTACAGCGGCTCGCGCCCTAGAGTTCTTGATCCTGACGAACGTGCGCTCGCACAACGTGCGCCACGCTTCGTGGAGCGAGATCGACTTGGAGACAAACACCTGGTTGATCCCGGGAGACGACTCAGAGGGGTCGAAGCAGCGGATGAAGGCGGGTGTCACGCACCGGGTGCCGCTTGCTCCTGCCGCGCTCAAGTTGCTGGAGAGCATTCCAAAGACTGCAGGCACCGAGTTGATCTTCCCGTCCCCCCGAAAGTCCACCCCGCTTTCAGATATGGCGATGAGTAAGCTCATGAAGGGGATGGAGGCCAATGGAGTGCCTCACGGCTTCCGTTCGACATTTAGGAACTGGGCGTCTGAGATGACCAACTTCCCGCGAGAGGTGACAGAACGCGCGATGGCTCACAGGCTGGGAGACAAGACAGAGGCGGCCTACATGCGCAGCGACCTGTTTGAGAGGCGCACGAAGCTCATGGAGGCGTGGGCCAGTTACTGCACCACCCTGCCCAACGCTGGGGGGAAAGTTGTGCAAATGAGATCTGGCGCCTGA
- a CDS encoding helix-turn-helix domain-containing protein, which translates to MFHYKMCGLPNVWLANGYKVKDTPYGQAVSVEDAESLHQLLATQLIKKKGALTGKEFRFLRTMLQLSQKSLADMVQVSEQSVSLWERRGKAPTASEAVLRMLIADKFEGDCQMAAVIDRINTVDRLVNQRTVARARLHKWSAKEVPAPEVEESVAA; encoded by the coding sequence ATGTTTCACTACAAGATGTGCGGGTTACCCAACGTGTGGCTCGCAAATGGATATAAGGTTAAAGACACGCCCTACGGCCAAGCTGTATCGGTGGAAGACGCAGAGAGCCTGCATCAACTGCTGGCTACCCAACTGATCAAAAAGAAGGGCGCACTGACCGGCAAGGAGTTTCGTTTCCTTCGTACGATGCTGCAGCTTTCCCAGAAAAGCTTGGCAGATATGGTGCAAGTGAGCGAGCAGTCTGTCAGTCTTTGGGAGCGGCGCGGTAAGGCTCCGACTGCTTCGGAGGCCGTGTTGCGAATGCTCATCGCGGACAAGTTCGAAGGCGACTGTCAAATGGCGGCCGTCATTGACCGAATAAATACCGTCGACCGACTCGTGAATCAGCGGACGGTTGCGCGAGCGCGCCTACACAAATGGTCGGCTAAGGAAGTACCGGCACCTGAGGTCGAAGAATCAGTTGCTGCTTGA
- a CDS encoding helix-turn-helix transcriptional regulator gives MALNEVRSYRPKQAAELLGIGPATLWRWIKEREDFPQPKRLSSRCTVLDGAELIAWRDAQGKAVSK, from the coding sequence GTGGCACTAAACGAAGTCCGGTCTTATCGACCTAAGCAAGCAGCCGAACTACTCGGCATTGGCCCAGCCACCCTGTGGCGATGGATCAAGGAGCGCGAGGATTTCCCGCAGCCGAAACGCCTGAGTTCGCGCTGCACGGTACTCGATGGTGCGGAGCTGATCGCATGGCGCGACGCTCAGGGAAAGGCGGTGTCGAAATGA
- a CDS encoding DUF4258 domain-containing protein: MGYAKLSSLTNAQVTSRIKQLAKNTSAIYIVEHAQDRMLQRHIGIEEVYCVLREGALERPWRINKEYDTFEARMERYVGGRDLAVVVTLDDDSPDVMVITVIVK; this comes from the coding sequence ATGGGTTACGCAAAACTGTCAAGCCTGACGAATGCTCAGGTCACGAGTCGGATCAAGCAGCTGGCAAAGAACACAAGCGCGATTTATATCGTTGAACATGCCCAAGACCGAATGCTTCAGCGCCACATTGGAATCGAAGAGGTCTACTGTGTTTTGCGTGAGGGTGCTCTTGAGCGGCCATGGCGAATCAACAAGGAGTACGACACATTCGAAGCTCGAATGGAGCGTTATGTAGGCGGTAGGGATCTAGCGGTGGTGGTTACCCTAGATGATGACTCCCCGGATGTGATGGTGATCACCGTAATTGTTAAGTGA
- a CDS encoding helix-turn-helix transcriptional regulator, giving the protein MQCVVPEIESRTSIRILRIADVVRKTGMSRSTIYQRLRSRDFPAPVELGPRAVGFVEQEVDGFLTELVRQRDNREKVEQTP; this is encoded by the coding sequence ATGCAGTGCGTAGTGCCAGAAATTGAGAGCCGAACCAGCATCCGCATCCTCCGGATTGCCGATGTCGTCCGCAAGACGGGCATGTCCCGGTCCACGATCTATCAACGACTGCGCAGTCGGGACTTTCCAGCGCCTGTTGAACTTGGCCCGCGCGCCGTGGGCTTTGTGGAACAAGAAGTAGATGGTTTCCTTACCGAACTTGTACGCCAGCGCGACAACCGCGAGAAAGTGGAGCAGACACCATGA
- a CDS encoding helix-turn-helix domain-containing protein: MNEAPHTDQDANGASKETHINFTAHSTSVEAQRDRILTALREGPKTSYDLRRIGCYQAPARIKELKDRFGYVIRTERVTLYDRDAFCHPGAARYHLDGEPEAGFVPKPQTDAAGMLREAAKAIRAQAKGLERDSIKLEHIPNVRQRLIEALRVLSALERGSFCDQYARAREARGV; encoded by the coding sequence ATGAACGAAGCCCCGCACACCGACCAAGATGCAAACGGGGCCTCGAAAGAAACGCATATCAATTTTACGGCGCACAGCACTTCAGTGGAAGCACAGCGTGACCGAATCTTGACCGCGCTTCGAGAAGGTCCGAAGACGTCTTACGACCTCCGCCGCATTGGCTGCTATCAAGCTCCGGCCCGGATCAAGGAGTTGAAGGATCGCTTCGGTTACGTCATCCGTACCGAGCGCGTCACGCTTTACGACCGCGACGCGTTTTGCCACCCCGGAGCTGCCCGATATCACCTGGATGGTGAGCCGGAAGCGGGCTTCGTCCCCAAGCCCCAGACCGACGCTGCCGGCATGCTCCGCGAAGCCGCCAAGGCGATCCGTGCGCAGGCCAAGGGGCTGGAGCGTGACTCCATCAAGTTGGAGCACATCCCGAACGTGCGTCAGAGGCTAATTGAAGCTCTGAGGGTGCTGTCAGCTCTGGAGCGTGGATCGTTTTGCGACCAATACGCGCGCGCGCGCGAGGCCAGGGGCGTCTAA